The following proteins are co-located in the Sulfurospirillum deleyianum DSM 6946 genome:
- a CDS encoding sigma-54-dependent transcriptional regulator: MHIAIVEDDINMRKSLEIALGEYEEFKISSYKSALDALKKIDTSVDLIVTDINMPGMDGIEFIKKLDGLYDIIVITGNATLSRAIESVRLGVKDFLTKPFEIETLVEAIKRHDKIRSKVKETPEKIETLKETSNDFIATSPALDKALLMARKAAKTDVSVLLLGESGVGKELFANYVHKNSPRAKNPFVAINMAAIPENLLESELFGYEKGAFTDATTEKKGYFEVAHGGTLFLDEIGEMPMMLQAKLLRVIQERVMVRVGGTKEIPIDVRIVSATNADIQKNIKEGRFREDLYYRLNTIPIEIPPLRQRKEEIMPICEVILGRVIQKYGLQKRYFSEEAIESLMRYPWPGNIRELISVVERAVILSDAEAISKEDLFLESRHSY, encoded by the coding sequence ATGCACATTGCCATTGTAGAAGACGATATAAATATGCGAAAATCCCTAGAAATTGCCCTAGGAGAGTATGAAGAATTTAAAATATCGAGCTACAAAAGTGCTTTGGATGCACTCAAAAAGATTGACACTAGTGTTGATTTAATCGTCACAGACATTAATATGCCAGGTATGGATGGTATCGAATTTATCAAAAAACTTGATGGGCTTTACGATATTATCGTTATCACAGGTAATGCAACGCTTAGCCGTGCCATTGAGTCGGTACGTTTGGGTGTCAAAGACTTTTTAACCAAACCCTTTGAGATTGAAACCCTTGTTGAAGCGATTAAACGACACGATAAAATTCGAAGCAAAGTGAAAGAGACCCCTGAAAAGATAGAAACACTCAAAGAGACCAGCAACGATTTTATCGCTACCTCACCTGCTTTAGATAAAGCACTCCTTATGGCACGAAAAGCCGCTAAAACAGATGTGAGCGTATTACTCTTAGGTGAAAGTGGTGTGGGGAAAGAGTTATTTGCGAATTATGTTCACAAAAACTCTCCACGTGCTAAGAACCCTTTTGTCGCCATTAATATGGCAGCCATTCCTGAAAATTTACTAGAAAGTGAACTTTTTGGTTATGAAAAAGGGGCATTTACAGATGCCACGACTGAGAAAAAAGGGTATTTTGAAGTTGCTCATGGGGGCACACTTTTTTTAGATGAAATTGGTGAAATGCCCATGATGCTTCAAGCCAAACTTCTACGTGTCATTCAAGAACGTGTGATGGTGCGTGTGGGTGGAACCAAAGAGATTCCGATTGATGTGCGCATTGTCTCCGCAACCAATGCAGATATTCAGAAAAATATCAAAGAAGGGCGTTTCCGTGAGGATTTGTATTATCGACTCAATACCATTCCTATCGAAATTCCTCCATTAAGACAACGTAAAGAGGAGATTATGCCTATTTGTGAGGTCATTTTAGGGAGGGTGATTCAAAAGTATGGTTTGCAAAAACGCTATTTTTCAGAAGAAGCCATCGAATCACTGATGCGTTATCCTTGGCCAGGAAATATTCGAGAACTCATCTCTGTCGTTGAAAGAGCTGTTATTCTAAGTGATGCGGAAGCTATCAGCAAAGAGGATCTTTTTTTAGAGAGTCGTCATAGTTATTGA
- a CDS encoding LPP20 family lipoprotein codes for MSRWFITLLTSLGLVMLVSGCASKEAPVKDPKAAAYDFSNEKSFVVYGEGIAPQNTVSPAQAIALAKRAAITDGYRQLGEKLYGVKINSSETVKDAALKDSRIVASVNALVKDAAITDAMFKDGLYSVRMEITMSARRWHELFAY; via the coding sequence ATGAGTAGATGGTTTATAACACTTTTGACAAGCTTAGGGTTAGTCATGTTGGTCTCTGGATGTGCGAGTAAAGAAGCGCCTGTAAAAGATCCAAAAGCTGCTGCATATGATTTTAGTAACGAAAAGTCATTTGTTGTCTATGGAGAAGGAATTGCACCACAAAACACAGTCTCTCCAGCACAAGCTATCGCCCTTGCAAAACGTGCCGCCATTACAGACGGATATCGTCAGTTAGGGGAAAAGCTCTATGGCGTTAAAATCAATTCTAGCGAAACGGTTAAAGATGCGGCATTGAAAGATTCTCGTATTGTCGCATCGGTTAATGCCCTTGTTAAAGACGCTGCTATCACGGATGCTATGTTTAAAGATGGTTTATACAGTGTTCGCATGGAAATCACAATGAGCGCACGTAGGTGGCACGAACTTTTTGCCTATTAA
- the gyrA gene encoding DNA gyrase subunit A gives MDNIFNTNQDIKTINIEESIKSSYLDYSMSVIIGRALPDARDGLKPVHRRILYAMNDLAISSRSPYKKSARIVGDVIGKYHPHGDTAVYDALVRMAQPFSMRIPTVDGQGNFGSIDGDNAAAMRYTEARMTPLAEELLRDLDKDTVDFVPNYDDSMIEPDVLPSRVPNLLLNGSSGIAVGMATNIPPHCLDELLDGLLLLIDNPETTLEEIMEFIKGPDFPTSGIIFGKKGIIEAYRTGRGRVRIRAKTHIEKKGNKDIIVVDELPYQVNKVRLIEQIVALVKEKMIEGISEIRDESDRDGIRLVIELKREAMSDIVLNNLYKSTNMEVTFGVILLAIHNKEPKIFTLIELLQLFLRHRKTVIIRRTIFELEKAKAKAHILEGLKIALDNIDEIIALIKGSADTKSAKDGLIERFNLSEVQAGAILDMRLQRLTGLERDKIENELAELLLEIQRLSDILRSEALLNNLIKEELLELKDKFKSKRITEIVDDYDDIDVEDLIANEPMVVTITHRGYIKRVPLKQYEKQKRGGKGKIAVTTYDDDFIESFFVSDTHDTLMFVTDRGQLYWLKVYKIPEGSRTAKGKAVVNLIQLQADEKIMAIIPTTDFDETKSLAFFTKNGVIKRTNLSEFKNIRSVGVRAITLDDDDGLVTAKIVTQEAKNLFIVTKKGMCIRFEVGDAREIGRTARGVTGIRFKEENDCVVGAAVIYNDQEELLTVTEKGIGKRTTAEEYRLQNRGGKGVIAMKLTPKTADLVGVVIVDEDKDLMALTSSGKMIRVDMETIRKAGRNTSGVKVVSVEGKDVVQSLARCPKEEDEEPEIEGMDEEGAVPQEGSLLLEETNSSEELE, from the coding sequence ATGGATAATATTTTCAATACCAATCAAGACATAAAAACAATTAATATCGAAGAATCTATCAAGAGCAGTTATCTTGATTATTCGATGAGTGTTATCATCGGACGTGCACTCCCTGATGCACGTGATGGTCTCAAGCCCGTTCATCGAAGAATTTTATATGCTATGAATGACCTCGCCATTTCTTCACGTAGCCCTTACAAAAAATCAGCCCGTATCGTGGGTGATGTTATCGGTAAGTACCACCCACACGGTGATACAGCTGTTTATGACGCTTTGGTTCGTATGGCACAACCCTTTTCTATGCGTATTCCAACGGTAGATGGTCAAGGAAACTTTGGTTCGATTGATGGCGATAACGCTGCTGCGATGCGTTATACCGAAGCTCGTATGACACCACTAGCAGAGGAATTACTGCGTGATTTAGATAAAGACACCGTTGATTTTGTCCCTAACTATGATGACAGTATGATAGAACCTGATGTCTTGCCAAGCCGTGTTCCAAACTTACTGCTTAACGGTTCAAGTGGTATTGCGGTTGGTATGGCGACCAATATTCCTCCACACTGTTTAGACGAACTGTTGGATGGGTTACTCCTTTTAATCGACAACCCAGAAACAACCCTTGAAGAGATTATGGAGTTTATCAAAGGTCCTGATTTTCCAACGAGTGGCATTATTTTTGGTAAAAAAGGAATTATCGAAGCGTATCGAACAGGACGTGGTCGTGTTCGAATTCGTGCGAAAACACATATTGAGAAAAAAGGCAACAAAGATATTATCGTTGTCGATGAATTACCTTACCAAGTCAATAAAGTCCGTCTTATTGAGCAAATCGTAGCATTGGTCAAAGAGAAGATGATAGAAGGTATCAGCGAAATTCGTGATGAGAGTGATAGAGATGGTATTCGCCTTGTTATTGAACTAAAACGTGAGGCGATGAGTGACATTGTATTGAACAACCTTTACAAATCAACCAATATGGAAGTCACTTTTGGAGTCATTCTTCTTGCGATTCATAACAAAGAACCTAAAATCTTTACACTGATAGAACTGTTACAACTCTTTTTACGCCACCGCAAAACCGTTATTATTCGTCGTACCATTTTTGAACTTGAAAAAGCCAAAGCCAAAGCGCATATTTTAGAGGGTTTAAAAATTGCGTTGGACAATATCGACGAGATTATCGCACTCATTAAAGGCAGTGCGGATACGAAAAGTGCGAAAGATGGTTTGATTGAACGCTTCAACCTCAGTGAAGTTCAAGCAGGTGCCATTCTTGATATGCGTTTGCAGCGTCTTACAGGACTTGAGCGAGATAAAATTGAGAATGAATTGGCAGAATTGTTGCTTGAAATTCAACGTTTAAGTGATATTTTACGCAGTGAAGCGCTTTTAAATAACCTCATTAAAGAAGAACTTCTTGAACTCAAAGATAAATTCAAATCCAAACGTATTACTGAGATTGTTGATGATTATGATGATATTGATGTGGAAGATTTGATTGCTAACGAGCCAATGGTTGTCACCATTACGCATCGAGGGTACATCAAACGAGTACCTCTTAAACAGTATGAAAAACAAAAACGTGGCGGAAAGGGCAAAATAGCCGTTACCACCTACGATGATGACTTTATTGAGAGTTTCTTCGTCTCTGATACACACGATACTTTGATGTTTGTAACAGACCGTGGACAGCTCTACTGGCTTAAAGTCTATAAAATTCCTGAAGGAAGTCGTACCGCAAAAGGGAAAGCTGTTGTCAATTTGATTCAGCTACAAGCTGATGAAAAAATTATGGCGATCATTCCAACAACAGATTTTGATGAAACCAAATCGTTGGCGTTCTTTACTAAAAATGGTGTCATTAAACGTACCAACTTAAGTGAGTTTAAAAATATTCGCTCCGTGGGTGTGAGAGCCATTACTTTGGACGATGATGATGGTTTAGTAACCGCTAAGATTGTGACGCAAGAGGCAAAAAATCTCTTTATTGTGACAAAAAAAGGTATGTGTATTCGTTTTGAAGTGGGGGATGCACGTGAAATTGGACGAACAGCACGTGGTGTGACAGGTATTCGTTTCAAAGAAGAGAATGATTGTGTTGTAGGTGCAGCGGTTATTTATAACGACCAAGAAGAGCTTTTAACCGTCACAGAAAAAGGTATTGGTAAGCGAACAACCGCTGAAGAGTACAGGCTTCAAAATCGTGGCGGTAAAGGTGTTATTGCTATGAAACTTACACCAAAAACAGCCGATTTGGTCGGTGTTGTTATTGTCGATGAAGATAAAGATTTGATGGCACTCACCAGTAGTGGAAAAATGATTCGTGTGGATATGGAAACGATTCGAAAAGCTGGACGTAATACCAGTGGTGTGAAAGTAGTTTCCGTAGAAGGTAAAGATGTGGTTCAGAGTCTTGCTCGTTGTCCAAAAGAAGAGGATGAAGAACCTGAGATAGAAGGCATGGATGAAGAGGGAGCGGTACCCCAAGAAGGCTCTTTACTTCTTGAAGAAACAAATTCAAGCGAAGAGTTGGAATAG
- a CDS encoding transposase: MPRSLRIESLGYHHVYNRGVAKGKVFEDEQDKAKFIELMGNIAREFKFNIHAFCLMENHYHILLENKRENLSAGMRQLNAQYASYFNKRHDRVGHLWQDRFKSWYIFDKHHLFKLFKYIETNPIHAKLIQNVGEYPYCASYSILKDAIPLFLENSFVLREYNPQELFNALSTPLNETELEHIEALRHTKYKKKEGEIALLHVKPLAEYFLHVTHKTARNNAIKEAYHDGYTKSEIARYLHLSPAGVCKIFKS; this comes from the coding sequence ATGCCACGCTCTCTACGCATTGAAAGTCTTGGGTATCATCATGTGTACAATCGAGGAGTCGCCAAAGGCAAAGTTTTTGAAGATGAACAGGATAAAGCTAAATTTATTGAACTCATGGGAAATATCGCAAGGGAGTTTAAATTTAACATTCACGCCTTTTGCCTTATGGAGAACCACTACCACATTCTCCTTGAAAACAAGCGTGAAAATCTCTCTGCTGGTATGCGTCAGCTCAATGCTCAGTATGCGAGCTACTTCAACAAGCGTCACGACCGTGTAGGGCATTTGTGGCAAGACCGTTTTAAATCATGGTATATCTTCGATAAACACCATCTTTTTAAGCTCTTTAAATACATCGAAACCAATCCTATCCACGCAAAACTCATCCAAAATGTAGGAGAATATCCCTATTGTGCGAGTTACAGCATTTTAAAAGATGCCATTCCACTCTTTTTAGAAAACAGCTTTGTTTTACGAGAGTACAATCCTCAAGAGCTTTTTAATGCCTTATCCACTCCTCTCAATGAAACTGAACTAGAGCACATTGAGGCATTGCGTCATACCAAATACAAGAAAAAAGAGGGTGAGATTGCCCTTTTACATGTAAAGCCATTGGCAGAATACTTTTTACATGTAACGCATAAAACTGCGCGAAATAATGCCATTAAAGAGGCGTATCATGATGGATATACCAAGAGTGAAATTGCACGATATCTTCATTTAAGCCCTGCTGGTGTCTGCAAAATCTTCAAAAGTTAA
- a CDS encoding lactate/malate family dehydrogenase, with translation MRVGIIGAGGVGVELVNYLLTLGNMSEIVLVNRNVQKAVGEVEDFSYVESFTYARNTHLHSGDYVDCAQCDVIVITAGAQLKGSQTRDELLHENATLIREIVHKLYTYAPHAMLIMVSNPVDVLTHIAYKEALYPRERLISSGTLVDTARFMKIVSKKVGIDPKNINGYILGEHGKGSTLPWSICNICGLDVDTFCDLNGLPRLNREEIYQDVLKAGFEVFYKKGNTNHSTAASVFRIIRAIANDEHSVLPLGVYLDGEYGLHDVVLNVPVVVTKKGASKILKYKLLPEELEALHVSAKAMQKMAQEVM, from the coding sequence ATGCGTGTAGGGATTATTGGTGCGGGAGGTGTTGGGGTTGAACTGGTTAATTATCTCTTAACACTGGGCAATATGAGTGAGATTGTCTTAGTCAATCGCAATGTGCAAAAAGCCGTGGGCGAAGTAGAAGATTTTTCGTATGTAGAGTCATTTACCTATGCACGTAACACCCATTTACACAGTGGAGATTACGTGGATTGTGCGCAGTGCGATGTGATTGTCATTACGGCTGGGGCACAACTGAAGGGGAGTCAAACACGAGATGAATTGTTGCATGAAAATGCCACGCTGATTCGTGAGATTGTGCATAAGCTCTACACCTATGCTCCTCATGCCATGCTTATCATGGTGAGCAATCCTGTGGATGTTTTGACCCACATTGCTTACAAAGAAGCGCTTTATCCAAGGGAGCGTTTGATTAGTTCAGGCACACTGGTCGATACGGCTCGATTTATGAAAATTGTGAGCAAAAAAGTAGGCATTGATCCTAAAAATATCAACGGGTATATTTTGGGCGAACATGGCAAAGGAAGTACGCTTCCGTGGAGCATTTGCAATATTTGCGGTTTAGATGTGGATACCTTTTGTGACCTCAATGGCTTGCCACGACTCAATCGTGAAGAGATTTATCAAGATGTTCTAAAAGCAGGATTTGAAGTTTTTTACAAAAAAGGCAACACCAACCACAGCACAGCGGCGAGTGTATTTCGTATTATTCGTGCTATTGCTAACGATGAGCACTCTGTTTTACCTTTGGGTGTTTATTTAGACGGTGAATATGGATTGCATGATGTGGTGCTCAATGTCCCTGTGGTGGTAACAAAAAAAGGTGCGAGTAAAATTTTAAAGTATAAACTGCTTCCAGAGGAACTTGAAGCGTTACATGTCAGTGCGAAAGCGATGCAAAAAATGGCGCAAGAAGTGATGTAA
- a CDS encoding dihydroorotase has translation MKTLIKNGIIVNSNGQIKANVLIEDEMIVDIIEHEVQADKIIDACGNYIMPGLIDMHVHFRDPGQEYKDDVISGSETAVASGVTTCLPMANTFPINDNSSITRAMIQKAKQRGLIDLLPIGAISQGLHGDRIVEMGDMIEAGAVAFSDDGLPVSDSSVMRDALEYSRGFNSFVISHSEDCSLCRQGVMHEGEISTILGLKGMASEKEEIMISRDMLLAKLTKGHIHIAHVSSAWSLKLIELAKQEGINITCEVTPHHFSFSDKNLLSYNTHFKMSPPLRSENDIKAIREALKSGLVDVIATDHAPHHNDDKFVEFDNAPFGILGLQTLVPLTLKLVNEGIISLERMVELTSANPAKILNLKTKGKIAKGMLADIAIIDPNKEYIYDESINKSKSKNSPLFGEKLTGAAVMTLKNGRVVYDFPHCL, from the coding sequence ATGAAAACTTTAATCAAAAATGGCATTATTGTGAATAGCAATGGTCAAATAAAAGCAAATGTGCTTATTGAAGATGAGATGATTGTAGATATTATTGAGCATGAAGTGCAAGCCGATAAAATCATTGATGCGTGTGGAAATTACATCATGCCAGGGCTTATTGATATGCACGTGCATTTTAGAGACCCAGGGCAAGAGTATAAAGACGATGTCATCTCTGGCAGTGAAACCGCTGTTGCGAGTGGGGTAACCACCTGCCTTCCGATGGCAAACACGTTTCCCATTAATGACAACAGCTCGATTACTCGTGCGATGATTCAAAAGGCGAAACAACGAGGTTTGATTGATTTATTGCCTATTGGGGCGATTTCACAAGGTTTGCATGGAGACCGTATTGTTGAAATGGGCGATATGATAGAAGCAGGAGCGGTGGCGTTTTCAGACGATGGACTCCCCGTATCTGATAGCAGTGTTATGCGAGATGCCCTAGAGTATTCTCGTGGGTTTAACTCCTTTGTCATCAGCCACTCCGAAGACTGCTCACTCTGCCGTCAAGGGGTGATGCACGAGGGTGAAATTTCAACCATTTTAGGTCTTAAAGGTATGGCTTCTGAGAAAGAGGAGATTATGATTTCTCGGGATATGCTTTTGGCAAAACTGACCAAAGGGCATATTCATATCGCACATGTCAGTTCAGCGTGGTCGCTTAAACTCATTGAACTTGCTAAACAAGAAGGCATTAACATTACCTGCGAAGTCACCCCACACCACTTTAGCTTTTCTGATAAAAACCTTCTCTCCTACAATACCCATTTTAAAATGTCTCCACCGCTTCGTAGCGAAAATGATATCAAGGCTATTCGAGAAGCGCTTAAAAGTGGTTTGGTGGATGTCATTGCAACTGACCATGCCCCACACCATAACGATGATAAATTTGTCGAATTTGACAATGCCCCTTTTGGTATTTTAGGACTCCAAACCCTTGTGCCACTTACTTTAAAATTGGTCAATGAAGGAATCATTTCCCTTGAGCGCATGGTTGAACTTACCTCAGCCAACCCTGCAAAAATTTTGAACCTCAAAACAAAGGGAAAAATTGCCAAAGGGATGCTCGCGGATATTGCGATTATTGACCCGAATAAAGAGTATATTTACGATGAGAGTATCAACAAATCCAAATCCAAAAACTCGCCACTTTTTGGAGAAAAACTCACCGGTGCTGCGGTGATGACACTTAAAAATGGGCGTGTAGTGTACGACTTTCCTCACTGTTTATAA
- a CDS encoding aspartate carbamoyltransferase catalytic subunit: MVYQHKDLIGLRDLCKEEILSFLHLAKEFKELNNSDVKKSSSLYGKTVINAFYENSTRTRVSFEVGAKRLGADAINFSSSQSSSKKGETLVDTIRNMEAMKTDIFVLRHSSSGAAHFVAQNSDASIVNAGDGLNEHPTQGLLDLFTILEHKGSFENLTVSIIGDIAHSRVARSDIWAMRKLGINVKLFGPPMMLPVHMEVFDCHVCSSMEEAIEGSDVIIMLRIQLERQDGSIFPSVREYSKFFGLTSTRMKLANKNAIVLHPGPINRGVEMNSDVVDNKDYSVILNQVENGVAIRMAVLHTLNLYRKSRNM; the protein is encoded by the coding sequence ATGGTGTATCAGCACAAAGATTTGATTGGTCTAAGAGACCTCTGTAAAGAAGAAATTCTTTCGTTTCTTCATTTAGCCAAAGAGTTTAAAGAACTAAACAACAGTGATGTGAAAAAATCCTCATCCCTTTATGGCAAAACGGTTATTAACGCATTTTATGAAAATTCCACACGTACCCGTGTCTCTTTTGAAGTAGGAGCTAAACGCCTTGGCGCTGATGCTATTAACTTTTCATCCTCTCAAAGCAGTTCTAAAAAAGGGGAAACCCTAGTGGATACCATTCGCAACATGGAAGCGATGAAAACGGATATTTTTGTTTTGCGTCACTCTAGTTCGGGTGCAGCGCACTTTGTGGCTCAAAACAGCGATGCTTCCATTGTCAACGCAGGTGATGGTCTTAATGAGCACCCAACACAAGGCTTGCTTGATTTGTTCACCATCTTAGAGCATAAAGGGAGTTTTGAAAATTTAACGGTTTCTATTATTGGTGATATTGCCCACAGCAGAGTTGCACGCTCAGATATTTGGGCAATGCGAAAACTAGGTATTAACGTCAAACTTTTTGGTCCTCCAATGATGCTTCCTGTACATATGGAAGTTTTTGACTGCCATGTCTGCTCTTCCATGGAAGAAGCGATAGAGGGAAGCGATGTCATCATTATGCTTCGTATCCAGCTTGAAAGGCAAGATGGCTCCATTTTCCCCTCCGTTCGTGAATACTCCAAATTTTTTGGACTCACCTCGACACGCATGAAACTGGCAAATAAAAACGCCATCGTTCTTCATCCAGGACCGATTAATCGTGGTGTGGAAATGAACTCAGATGTGGTCGATAACAAGGATTACTCGGTGATTTTAAATCAGGTTGAAAACGGTGTTGCTATTCGTATGGCAGTCCTTCATACCTTGAACCTTTATAGAAAAAGTAGGAATATGTAA